The Bos indicus x Bos taurus breed Angus x Brahman F1 hybrid chromosome 15, Bos_hybrid_MaternalHap_v2.0, whole genome shotgun sequence genome includes a window with the following:
- the DCUN1D5 gene encoding DCN1-like protein 5 isoform X4 yields the protein MCDCTEKLQNKFDFLRSQLNDISSFKNIYRYAFDFARDKDQRSLDIDTAKSMLALLLGRTWPLFSVFYQYLEQSKYRVMNKDQWYNVLEFSRTVHADLSNYDEDGAWPVLLDEFVEWHKVRQAS from the exons gtgtGACTGCACAGAAAAGTTACAGAACAAATTTGACTTTTTGCGCTCACAGTTGAATGATATTTCTTCGTTTAAGAATATTTACAGATATGCCTTTGATTTTGCAAGG gATAAAGATCAGAGAAGCCTTGATATTGATACTGCTAAGTCTATGTTAGCTCTTCTCCTTGGGAGGACATGGCCACTGTTTTCAGTATTTTACCAGTACCTAgag CAATCAAAGTATCGCGTTATGAACAAAGATCAGTGGTACAATGTGTTAGAATTCAGTAGAACAGTCCATGCCGATCTTAGTAACTATGATGAAGATGGTGCTT ggCCTGTTCTTCTTGATGAATTTGTTGAGTGGCATAAAGTTCGTCAAGCATCATAG